The nucleotide window CTGAAGTCCAAAGAACTTACTAAAGAATCAAGTACTTGAGTTTAATCTTTGGTCTCAGGCGATAGCAGTGATTTCTACTAGTGTGTATTGTTGTCTATGGCCTTGACGTTTGAGGTAACGCTTTTTTGGCTTGAATTTGACAATAGTGACCTTTTCAGCCTTGTAGTCAGGATCAATAAGCTTGGCCTTGACCTTAACCTTATCAATAGTTGGCTGACCTACTTGGGTAGAGGTGCCGTCAATCACCAATAGAGCATCAAATTCAATTGTTTTTTCTTCGAGCTTTTGATCGATTGCAATAGTATCTCCGACAGAGACAATGTATTGACTAGAACCATTTTGGATTACTGCTTTTTTACTCATAACTTGATTGATTATACATCAAAATAATCCAAAAGTACAATTAATTTCAAAAGATTGGTGACAGGCAACTATCAACTCCTCTTCGCTAACTAGCCCCACTATGTGCGATACTATAACGCCTAACATACTTCCTAGGATGGAAGCAGTTATTTCGGAATCTGAGAACATCTTTTTCTCCCACCTGTCAAAGTGCCCCAAGACTTTTCTCCAGGGAACAGCCTGATGACATAATAGGTATGACTAAAAGTCAATAGTAAGATCAATCACATTAGTGCTTTTTGCTTACCTGGAAAAACTTGCTATAATAAGGTTAATGCTTAAGTTAATTGCGGTGACCAATCAAAAAGGAGGTGTCGGCAAGACCACCACTGCCGTCAATCTTGCTAGCCTCTTGTCAAGATTGGGCAAAAAAACTCTACTAATTGATCTAGATCCTCAAGGCAACGCT belongs to Candidatus Saccharibacteria bacterium and includes:
- the rplU gene encoding 50S ribosomal protein L21, coding for MSKKAVIQNGSSQYIVSVGDTIAIDQKLEEKTIEFDALLVIDGTSTQVGQPTIDKVKVKAKLIDPDYKAEKVTIVKFKPKKRYLKRQGHRQQYTLVEITAIA